TTCTCACCACCGGCAACAACACCTACTTCGGTGCCCTGGCGCAACGTGTCGGTGCGACTGATCGTGCGGTCACGTCGTTCCAGCAAGGCGTCAACAAAGTCAGCTGGCTGCTGATCCGCTTCATGTTCGTCATGGCGCCGCTGGTGCTGTTCCTCAACGGTTTCACCAAGGGTGACTGGACCGAAGCGCTGCTGTTCGCGCTGTCGATTGCCGTCGGTCTGACCCCGGAAATGCTGCCGATGATCGTCACCTCGACACTGGCCAAGGGGGCGGTGTTTCTGTCGCGCAAGAAAGTCATCGTCAAACGCCTCGATGCCATTCAGAACTTCGGCGCCATGGACGTGCTGTGCACCGACAAGACTGGCACCCTGACCCAAGACAAGATTTTCCTCGCGCGCAATGTCGACGTCTGGGGCGAAGACTCCGACGATGTGCTGGAAATGGCCTACCTCAACAGCTACTACCAGACCGGCCTGAAAAACCTGTTGGACGTAGCGGTGCTCGAACACGTGGAAGTCCACCGCGAACTGAAAGTCGGCACCGCGTTTCGCAAGGTCGATGAGATCCCGTTCGACTTCAACCGTCGGCGCATGTCGGTGGTGGTCGAGGGGCGCGGTCAGCCGCATCAACTGATCTGCAAAGGCGCGGTGGAAGAAGTGCTTGCGGTGTGCAGCCGCGTGCGTCACGGCGACGTCGATGAAGCCTTGAGCGATGAATTGCTGACCCGGATTCGTCAGGTCACCGCAGCATTCAACGCTGAAGGCTTGCGCGTAGTGGCGGTGGCGGCCCGCTCGATGCCTGAAGGTCGCGACGTCTATAACCTGGCCGATGAACAGGATCTGACGCTGATTGGTTACGTGGCATTCCTTGATCCACCGAAGGAAAGCACCGCGCCGGCGCTCAAGGCCTTGGCCGAGCATGGCGTGGCGGTGAAAGTGCTGACCGGCGACAACGAGCTGGTGACCGCGAAGATCTGCCGCGAAGTCGGCCTCGCGCAACAGGGCCTGTTGCTGGGCAACGACGTCGAACGCATGAGCGATGCCGAACTGGCAGTGGCCGTGGAAACCACCAACGTCTTTGCCAAACTGACGCCGTCGCACAAGGAACGCATCGTGCGCATCCTCAAGGGCAACGGCCATGTGGTCGGTTTCATGGGCGACGGCATCAACGACGCGCCAGCGCTGCGCACCGCCGATATCGGTATTTCCGTGGACAGCGCGGTGGACATCGCCAAGGAAGCGGCCGACATCATCCTGCTGGAAAAGAGCCTGATGGTGCTGGAGGAGGGCGTGCTCGAAGGGCGCCGGACCTTCGCCAACATGCTCAAGTACATCAAGATGACCGCCAGTTCCAACTTCGGCAATGTGTTCTCGGTGTTGGTCGCCAGTGCATTTATTCCGTTTCTGCCGATGCTGCCAATGCACCTGCTGGTGCAGAACCTGCTCTACGACATTTCGCAGATCGCCATCCCGTTCGATAACGTCGATGAGGAGATGTTGAAAAAACCGCAGCGCTGGCAGCCGGGCGACGTCGGGCGCTTCATGCTGTTCTTCGGCCCGATCAGTTCGATCTTCGACATCACCACGTTCGCCTTGATGTGGTACGTGTTTGACGCCAATACCCCGGATCACCAGACGCTGTTCCAGTCGGGCTGGTTCGTGGTGGGGTTGCTGACCCAGACGCTGATCGTGCACATGATCCGCACGCCGAAGATTCCGTTCCTGCAAAGCCGTGCCGCCATGCCGCTGCTGGTGATGACCGGGATCATCATGGCCGTGGGCATCTTCCTGCCAATGGGCCCGCTGGCGCATTACTTCAAATTGCAGGCGCTGCCATCGCTGTACTTCGTGTTCCTGCCGGTGATCCTGCTGGCGTACATGGCGTTGACCCAAGCGGTTAAAGGGTTCTACATCCGCCGGTTCGGCTGGCAGTAAAGTTCGGACAAAACTGTTCCCTTTAGGAGCTGCCGCAGGCTGCGATCTTTTGATCTTGTTTTTAAAAGGCAAAGTCAAAAGATCGTCCGATCGCGGCCCGAGCCTGCGGCAGCTCCTACAGGGACGGTGTGTTTTTCAAGGATTTCATCATGCAAGCCATCAACAATCTCAACCTCACTTCGCTGCTCGACACCCTGATCAGCCTCAGCGCCGCGTTCATCCTCGGCGGCCTGATCGGCTTCGAGCGCCAGTATCGGCAACGCACTGCCGGCCTGCGCACCAATGTGCTGGTGGCGGTCGGCGCGGCGATTTTCGTGGATATGGCCAACCGTCTCGCCGGCGCTGAAGGCGCGGTGCGGGTGGTCGCCTATGTGGTCTCCGGCATCGGTTTTCTCGGCGCCGGGGTGATCATGCGCGAAGAAGGCAACGTGCGCGGGCTCAACACCGCCGCGACCCTGTGGACTTCCGCCGCAGTCGGCGCCTGCGCAGGTGCTGATCTGCTCGCCGAAGCCGTGCTCGGCACACTGTTCATCCTCGCCGCCAACACCTTGCTGCGCCCGATCGTCAACAACATCAACCGTCAGCCACTGGACGTGGTCTCGGCGGAAGTCACCAACATCGTCTACGTCATCGCCCGGCGCTCGCAGCAGAAAGCCGTGTTCGCCTTGCTCGAAGCGGAACTGGAACGCAGTAATTACCCGGCCAGCGATGTCGACGTACATGCCTTCGGCGCCGATGAAATCGAGATCGAAGCGACGCTGGCCACCACCTCGGTTGATGGCGATGAACTGGACGCATTGGTCGCGCGGATCTCGACGTCGTCGCTGGTAGTGCAGGC
The sequence above is drawn from the Pseudomonas sp. FP2196 genome and encodes:
- the mgtA gene encoding magnesium-translocating P-type ATPase, with protein sequence MKLTLKEFFAGFLRTRHIARHFRRLALLETINDTTVSREVPPTLANTLVDAAHGDSAVLLSSMGTHAEGLTDFEVDALRAQHGLNEVEHEQPLPWWTHLWHCYKNPFNLLLTLLAVISWLTEDLKAAVVIFSMVVLSTLLRFWQESKSNQAADALKAMVSNTATVMRRDAPRAELPIKQLVPGDLIVLSAGDMIPADCRVLSAKDLFVSQAAMTGESMPVEKFPRQADRDTRNPLELENILFMGTNVVSGTAVAVVLTTGNNTYFGALAQRVGATDRAVTSFQQGVNKVSWLLIRFMFVMAPLVLFLNGFTKGDWTEALLFALSIAVGLTPEMLPMIVTSTLAKGAVFLSRKKVIVKRLDAIQNFGAMDVLCTDKTGTLTQDKIFLARNVDVWGEDSDDVLEMAYLNSYYQTGLKNLLDVAVLEHVEVHRELKVGTAFRKVDEIPFDFNRRRMSVVVEGRGQPHQLICKGAVEEVLAVCSRVRHGDVDEALSDELLTRIRQVTAAFNAEGLRVVAVAARSMPEGRDVYNLADEQDLTLIGYVAFLDPPKESTAPALKALAEHGVAVKVLTGDNELVTAKICREVGLAQQGLLLGNDVERMSDAELAVAVETTNVFAKLTPSHKERIVRILKGNGHVVGFMGDGINDAPALRTADIGISVDSAVDIAKEAADIILLEKSLMVLEEGVLEGRRTFANMLKYIKMTASSNFGNVFSVLVASAFIPFLPMLPMHLLVQNLLYDISQIAIPFDNVDEEMLKKPQRWQPGDVGRFMLFFGPISSIFDITTFALMWYVFDANTPDHQTLFQSGWFVVGLLTQTLIVHMIRTPKIPFLQSRAAMPLLVMTGIIMAVGIFLPMGPLAHYFKLQALPSLYFVFLPVILLAYMALTQAVKGFYIRRFGWQ
- a CDS encoding MgtC/SapB family protein, yielding MQAINNLNLTSLLDTLISLSAAFILGGLIGFERQYRQRTAGLRTNVLVAVGAAIFVDMANRLAGAEGAVRVVAYVVSGIGFLGAGVIMREEGNVRGLNTAATLWTSAAVGACAGADLLAEAVLGTLFILAANTLLRPIVNNINRQPLDVVSAEVTNIVYVIARRSQQKAVFALLEAELERSNYPASDVDVHAFGADEIEIEATLATTSVDGDELDALVARISTSSLVVQAFWSPSTTD